A genomic window from Arvicanthis niloticus isolate mArvNil1 chromosome 25, mArvNil1.pat.X, whole genome shotgun sequence includes:
- the LOC143438593 gene encoding LOW QUALITY PROTEIN: uncharacterized protein LOC143438593 (The sequence of the model RefSeq protein was modified relative to this genomic sequence to represent the inferred CDS: inserted 2 bases in 1 codon; deleted 1 base in 1 codon; substituted 1 base at 1 genomic stop codon), whose amino-acid sequence MPRKPVIEKGSQTNLKDPVENAVTYDDVVVNFTQEEWALLDPSQKSLYKDVMLETYRNLSVIGYKWEDHNSEXHFGNYIRHNRPLQSDEPIHNGEKPFECMQYEGAIARNNHLQIHKGTGTGCFVYYTGLRIHRRTHTEEKLYDCDQCGKVFYCQNYLQRHKKTHTGEKPYGCIYCGKTFAAFAMLLQRHKRKHTGEKPYECNQCGKAFAYQSNVQIHKRTHTGEKPYECNQCAKAFSRLSHLQRHERTHTGEKPYECNQCGKHFATTTLLQKHKRIHTGEKPYECNQCGKAFAQDSHLQIHRRTHTGEKPYECNQCSKAFAQYSQLQVHKIRHTGEKPYECNQCGKAFTQYSTLQIHTRTHTGEKPYECNQCSKAYARYCQLRIHKMTHTGEMPYECNQCGKAFTQYSTLQKHRRRHTGEKPYECNQCGKAFASSGYLQVHRRRHTGEKPYECDQCGKAFVSSGCLQIHRRTHTGKKPYECAQCGKGFDCNSNLQKHKRTHTGEKPYECNQCGKAFASYYYLQVHRRTHTGEKPYECDQCGKSFAYISNFQRHKRAHTGEKPYECDQCGKCFDCNSNFQKHKRIHNGEKPYECNQCDKAFTSYYYLQVHRRTHTXEKPYECDQCGKSFAYISNLQRYKRKHTREKPYECNQCGKAFVQDSHLQVHRRTHTGEKPY is encoded by the exons AATGCAGTGACATATGATGATGTAGTAGTGAATTTTACTCAGGAAGAATGGGCGTTGCTTgatccttcccagaagagtcTCTACAAAGATGTAATGCTAGAGACCTATAGGAACCTCTCTGTAATAG GCTATAAATGGGAAGATCACAATAGTGA ACATTTTGGAAATTATATAAGACATAACAG GCCTCTTCAAAGTGATGAACCGATTcataatggagagaaaccttttgAATGTATGCAGTATGAAGGAGCCATTGCAAGAAACAATCACCTTCAGATACATAAAGGCACAGGTACTGGATGCTTTGTGTATTATACTGGTCTTCGAATACATAGAAGAACACACACTGAAGAAAAGCTCTATGATTGTGACCAATGTGGTAAGGTCTTTTATTGCCAAAACTATCTTCAAAggcataaaaaaacacatactggagagaag ccgtATGGATGTATCTACTGTGGTAAAACCTTTGCAGCATTCGCCATGCTTCTTCAAaggcataaaagaaaacatactggagagaaaccttatgaatgtaaccaatgtggtaaagcctttgcatatcaGAGCAATgttcaaatacataaaaggacacatactggagagaaaccatatgaatgtaaccaatgtgccAAAGCCTTTTCACGACTCAGTCATCTTCAAAggcatgaaagaacacatactggagagaaaccctatgaatgtaatcagtgtggcaAACACTTTGCAACAACCACTCTTCTtcagaaacataaaagaatacatactggagagaaaccctatgaatgtaaccaatgtggcaaagcctttgcaCAAGACAGTCATCTTCAAATACacagaagaacacatactggagagaaaccctatgagtgTAACCAATGTAGCAAAGCCTTTGCACAATACAGTCAGCTTCAAGTACATAAGATAagacatactggagagaaaccctatgaatgtaaccagtgtggcaaagcctttacacAATACAGTACTCTTCAAATacatacaagaacacatactggagagaaaccctacgaGTGTAACCAATGTAGCAAAGCCTATGCACGATACTGTCAACTCCGAATACATAAGatgacacatactggagagatgccctatgaatgtaaccagtgtggcaaagcctttacacAATACAGTACTCTTCAGAAACATAGAAGAagacatactggagagaaaccctatgagtgtaaccagtgtggtaaagcctttgctaGCTCTGGTTATCTTCAAGTACATAGAAGAagacatactggagagaaaccctatgaatgtgaccaatgtggcaaagcctttgtaAGCTCTGGTTGCCTTCAaatacatagaagaacacatactggaaagaaaccctatgaatgtgcccaatgtggtaaaggctttgaTTGTAACAGCAACCTTCAAAaacataagagaacacatactggagagaaaccctatgaatgtaaccagtgtggcaaagcctttgcaAGCTATTATTACCTTCAAgtacatagaagaacacatactggagagaaaccgtaTGAATGTGACCAATGTGGTAAAAGCTTTGCATATATCAGCaattttcaaagacataaaagagcacatactggagagaaaccctatgaatgtgacCAATGTGGTAAATGTTTTGACTGTAACAGCaactttcaaaaacataaaagaatacataatggagagaaaccctatgaatgtaaccaatgtgacAAAGCCTTTACAAGCTATTATTATCTTCAAgtacatagaagaacacatacttgagagaaaccctatgaatgtgacCAATGTGGTAAAAGCTTTGCATATATCAGCAATCTtcaaagatataaaagaaaacatactagagagaaaccctatgaatgtaaccagtgtggcaaagcctttgtACAAGATAGTCATCTTCAAgtacatagaagaacacatactggagagaaaccatattaA